One segment of Chlorocebus sabaeus isolate Y175 chromosome 26, mChlSab1.0.hap1, whole genome shotgun sequence DNA contains the following:
- the EIF3J gene encoding eukaryotic translation initiation factor 3 subunit J isoform X1 produces the protein MAAAAAAAGDSDSWDADAFSVEDPVRKVGGGGTAGGDRWEGEDEDEDVKDNWDDDDDEKKEEAEVKPEVKISEKKKIAEKIKEKERQQKKRQEEIKKRLEEPEEPKVLTPEEQLADKLRLKKLQEESDLELAKETFGVNNTVYGIDAMNPSSRDDFTEFGKLLKDKITQYEKSLYYASFLEVLVRDVCISLEIDDLKKITNSLTVLCSEKQKQEKQSKAKKKKKGVVPGGGLKATMKDDLADYGGYDGGYVQDYEDFM, from the exons atggcggcggcggcggcggcggcaggggACTCGGACTCCTGGG ACGCGGACGCGTTCTCCGTGGAAGACCCAGTGCGGAAGGTGGGGGGCGGCGGCACTGCCGGCGGGGACCGCTGGGAAGGCGAGGACGAGGACGAGGACGTCAAG GATAActgggatgatgatgatgatgaaaaaaaagaggaagcagaAGTAAAACCAG aggtaaaaatttcagaaaagaaaaaaatagcagaaaagataaaagagaaagaacggcaacagaagaaaaggcaagaagaaattaaaaagagg TTAGAAGAACCTGAAGAACCTAAAGTGCTAACACCAGAAGAACAATTAGCAGATAAACTTCGGCTAAAGAAATTACAGGAAGAGTCAGACCTCGAATTAGCAAAGGAAACTTTTG GTGTTAATAATACAGTTTATGGAATAGATGCTATGAACCCATCTTCAAGAGATGACTTTACAGAGTTTGGAAAGTtactaaaagataaaattacaCAATATGAAAAATCACTATATTATGCCAGTTTTTTGGAAGTCTTAGTTCGAGATGTGTGTATTTCAT tggaaattgATGACTTGAAAAAAATTACCAATTCACTGACTGTGCTTTGCAGTGAAAAACAGAAGCAAGAAAAG CAAAGCAAagccaaaaagaagaagaaaggtgtGGTTCCTGGAGGGGGATTAAAAGCCACCATGAAAGATGATCTGGCAGATTATGGTGGTTATGATGGAGGATATGTACAAGACTATGAAGACTTCATGtga
- the EIF3J gene encoding eukaryotic translation initiation factor 3 subunit J isoform X2, giving the protein MEGLERSRMPFRAQDNWDDDDDEKKEEAEVKPEVKISEKKKIAEKIKEKERQQKKRQEEIKKRLEEPEEPKVLTPEEQLADKLRLKKLQEESDLELAKETFGVNNTVYGIDAMNPSSRDDFTEFGKLLKDKITQYEKSLYYASFLEVLVRDVCISLEIDDLKKITNSLTVLCSEKQKQEKQSKAKKKKKGVVPGGGLKATMKDDLADYGGYDGGYVQDYEDFM; this is encoded by the exons ATGGAAGGTCTTGAAAGAAGTCGCATGCCTTTTCGAGCTCAG GATAActgggatgatgatgatgatgaaaaaaaagaggaagcagaAGTAAAACCAG aggtaaaaatttcagaaaagaaaaaaatagcagaaaagataaaagagaaagaacggcaacagaagaaaaggcaagaagaaattaaaaagagg TTAGAAGAACCTGAAGAACCTAAAGTGCTAACACCAGAAGAACAATTAGCAGATAAACTTCGGCTAAAGAAATTACAGGAAGAGTCAGACCTCGAATTAGCAAAGGAAACTTTTG GTGTTAATAATACAGTTTATGGAATAGATGCTATGAACCCATCTTCAAGAGATGACTTTACAGAGTTTGGAAAGTtactaaaagataaaattacaCAATATGAAAAATCACTATATTATGCCAGTTTTTTGGAAGTCTTAGTTCGAGATGTGTGTATTTCAT tggaaattgATGACTTGAAAAAAATTACCAATTCACTGACTGTGCTTTGCAGTGAAAAACAGAAGCAAGAAAAG CAAAGCAAagccaaaaagaagaagaaaggtgtGGTTCCTGGAGGGGGATTAAAAGCCACCATGAAAGATGATCTGGCAGATTATGGTGGTTATGATGGAGGATATGTACAAGACTATGAAGACTTCATGtga